The following proteins are co-located in the Vanessa atalanta chromosome 11, ilVanAtal1.2, whole genome shotgun sequence genome:
- the LOC125067148 gene encoding uncharacterized protein LOC125067148 has protein sequence MDNFDTERFIEEIENRPPLWDNTLEEYSKRELKKQCWDDIVDIFGGKSLTATERRNAEITLQKKWKGIRGCFTRELKRQEKLKAGDFPGPRKSEYTHFQQLQFLRKVVISRDSDEAPDYIYYEVPDFTDIKKEDDDDDPLQEDRYRRAKKAKYEDDDEDKLFLLSMLSTLQSIPVSKKITTKIKLLTVLEEATRNTDD, from the exons atgGATAATTTCGATACGGAAAGATTTATAGAAGAAATAGAAAACAGACCACCTCTATGGGATAATACTTTAGAAGAATATTCTAAGAGAGAACTGAAAAAGCAATGTTGGGATGACATTGTTGATATATTCGGCGGCAAGTCCTTGACAGCTACGGAGCGGAGAAATGCCG AAATAACGCTACAAAAAAAATGGAAAGGTATTCGAGGCTGTTTCACACGTGAGCTCAAAAGACAGGAGAAGCTAAAGGCTGGAGATTTTCCAGGGCCAAGGAAGTCTGAATACACGCATTTTCAACAACTACAATTTCTTCGTAAAGTCGTTATATCAAGAGACTCCGATGAAGCGCCAGACTATATTTACTACGAAGTCCCAGATTTTACAGACATTAAGAAAGAAGATGACGACGATGACCCTTTGCAAGAGGACAGGTACAGACGAGCAAAAAAAGCGAAGTACGAAGACGATGATGAAGACAAATTATTTCTCTTGTCGATGCTAAGTACGTTGCAGAGTATACCTGTGTCTAAGAAGATAACTACTAAAATCAAACTGTTGACTGTTCTAGAAGAAGCGACGAGAAACACAGACGATTAG